Proteins found in one Aethina tumida isolate Nest 87 chromosome 1, icAetTumi1.1, whole genome shotgun sequence genomic segment:
- the LOC109602900 gene encoding DNA-(apurinic or apyrimidinic site) endonuclease produces MPPKRKLSKKSEPETSEISPPKKSKEEPTDPESLARKGGPSKANEEKNETAPKRRGNQAKEPADNDHGEKPSKKAQRKPAKEQTPDSEAPEDKPKKAQRKPAKESTPDSEALGDKPKRAQRKPAKEQTLDPEAPGDKVNKGKGKAKNSEPEQKTDVEPKNTDKVGKPKKGRGRNKLPEAGEQSKTDSENGNVNKDKDKDKIEPTSGSGLKNGTVEHVTGDMEVEEELPKKRGRRPAKKEAEVKEKVTPKKPSGRPKKEKPPNDEDDGNKAASHSELLNETLTKWRSLQFGTERVSAEGNVQNFTLTSWNVDGLRAWVKKDGHSIFQHAKPDIICLQEIKCSEDKLPNEIKNIEGYHSYWCVGKKEGYAGVGYFSKIKPIDVKFGIDDEAQDDEGRCITAEYNDYYVVGVYVPNAGRKLVTLPKRLEWNKSFADYIKELNDKKPVIICGDMNVAHSEIDLANPKANTKNAGFTKEERDGMTEFLSKGYVDVFRKLYPDQKDTYTFWTYMAKARARNVGWRLDYFIVSERFMDKVCDVVIHDKVFGSDHCPLSLYLSL; encoded by the exons ATGCCTCCAAAACGTAAACTATCTAAGAAATCGGAACCCGAGACTTCCGAAATATCACCaccaaaaaaatccaaggaagaACCAACCGACCCGGAATCATTGGCGCGAAAGGGAGGGCCAAGTAAAGCAAACGAAGAGAAAAATGAAACAGCCCCCAAGAGACGAGGAAACCAAGCCAAAGAGCCGGCTGATAATGATCACGGGGAAAAACCATCAAAGAAAGCTCAAAGAAAGCCCGCCAAAGAGCAAACACCAGATTCTGAAGCACCAGAGGATAAGCCAAAGAAGGCTCAAAGAAAGCCCGCCAAAGAGTCGACACCGGATTCCGAAGCACTAGGCGATAAGCCAAAGAGGGCTCAAAGAAAGCCTGCTAAAGAGCAAACATTGGATCCCGAAGCACCAGGGGATAAAGTGAACAAAGGAAAAGGTAAGGCGAAGAACTCTGAACCGGAACAAAAAACCGATGTTGAACCGAAAAATACGGATAAAGTAGGAAAGCCAAAGAAAGGCAGAGGTAGGAACAAGCTTCCAGAAGCTGGCGAGCAATCCAAAACCGACTCGGAGAACGGAAACGTAAATAAAGACAAAGACAAAGACAAAATTGAGCCAACTTCAGGAAGTGGTTTGAAGAATGGAACTGTAGAACACGTTACTGGGGATATGGAAGTTGAGGAAGAACTTCCAAAGAAAAGGGGTAGACGACCAGCCAAAAAGGAAGCAGAAGTGAAGGAGAAGGTTACACCAAAAAAACCCAGTGGTCGACCCAAAAAAGAAAAGCCACCTAACGATGAAGATGATGGAAATAAAGCAGCAAGTCATTCAGAACTTCTAAATGAGACCTTAACCAAATGGAGGTCTTTACAATTTGGCACTGAAAGAGTATCTGCAGAag GCAATGTTCAAAATTTCACGTTGACGTCCTGGAATGTTGACGGTCTGAGGGCCTGGGTGAAGAAGGATGGACATTCCATTTTTCAGCATGCGAAACCAGACATCATCTGCCTCCAGGAGATCAAATGTAGTGAAGACAAATTGCCTAATGAG attaaaaatatagaggGTTACCATTCATATTGGTGTGTCGGCAAAAAGGAAGGTTACGCAGGCGTAGGCTATTTTTCGAAAATCAAACCAATCGACGTGAAATTTGGAATTGATGATGAGGCTCAAGACGACGAAGGCAGGTGCATTACGGCCGAGTACAATGATTATTACGTTGTTGGAGTTTACGTGCCGAATGCAGGCAGAAAATTAGTCACTCTTCCCAAAAGACTGGAATGGAACAAATCTTTTGCGGATTATATCAAGGAATTGAACGACAAGAAGCCCGTCATCATTTGTGGCGACATGAATGTAGCACATTCGGAAATCGATTTGGCTAATCCCAAAGCCAACACCAAGAATGCCGGTTTCACGAAGGAGGAACGGGACGGAATGACAGAATTTTTAAGTAAGGGCTACGTCGATGTATTCCGTAAGTTGTATCCTGACCAAAAGGATACTTACACATTTTGGACATACATGGCTAAAGCCAGGGCCAGAAACGTTGGATg gcGTTTGGATTATTTCATTGTTTCTGAGCGATTTATGGATAAGGTGTGTGACGTGGTGATCCACGACAAAGTTTTCGGGTCAGATCATTGTCCTCTAAGTTTGTATTTGAgtttataa
- the LOC109603822 gene encoding exocyst complex component 7 produces the protein MNVLGEKNIEINSKLEREQENLQLLQERLNKSASITKGIGNILNSFEQRLSRLEDTILPVYNDTERLQKAQHNIDQTIRLLDNVISYYEVSSEVENIIERGPGEGAIDLDTYIESLKRLGNAQKYFEKNIPQSVELINVTSFFHKGNDKLNSEFKTILDKYNTPILPVVLLDLINEDVPNKDPKQFPSQIPPNAKENLIKIAKWLLDNHRDEYLTVYGKVRGGVLQRSLTMLRNHQKSISGGSVHGVSSSPMLKPKFQNRHEATRKPSTRRLQNVFERKANKMLLRASQTLENSTGLTLGTRRASHLDSSYNGEDFDNEQEMENYLVCVMALHKLMQIEQALMKDIITSAHQARVFELIVRESMDTVVQDGENIVAKAKKCIQRHDFGTVLVVFPIYKQMMALKPEFEKTIEQYHLHVKDKFDSILKLLQSTGTKALEDFIESLRSDSVTQLPSDGTVHELTSNVIMFLEQLLDYTDIICKVLSVEQNYSRALDKLDTVKGTDKALLGLYIKKVLVQLNHTLVSKSEQYSDSALKALFRLNNNNYVLKSLQRTNLLELYLISEPKCEEYYYKFMDDYKQAYSQSWNKLLHYINCDDPIVGDKLKDKERAIIKEKFAGFNKEIEEISKVQRGYSIPDIQLRESIKRDNKELIIPKYNAFYNKYSVLNFTKNPEKYIKHKPDEVSLIIDRFFDLAA, from the exons ATGAATGTTTTAGGTGAAAAAAACATCGAAATAAACAGCAAATTAGAAAGAGAACAAGAAAATTTGCAACTTTTGCAGGAACGTCTTAATAAAAGTGCCAGTATTACAAAGGGAATTGgtaatattctaaattctTTTGAACAGAGACTTTCAAGACTTGAGGACACAATTTTGCCAGTTTATAATGATACTGAACGTTTACAAAAAGCACAACATA atattgatCAGACAATAAGACTGTTGGACAATGTTATAAGTTATTATGAAGTGTCTAGTGAAGTTGAAAACATTATTGAAAGAGGACCTGGTGAAGGTGCCATTGATTTAGATACTTACATTGAATCATTAAAACGTTTAGGCAatgcacaaaaatattttgagaaaaatataCCCCAAAgtgttgaattaattaatgtt ACATCCTTTTTCCATAAGGGAAATGATAAGTTAAACTCTGAGTTCAAGACAATTTTAGACAAATACAACACACCTATTTTACCAGTTGTCTTGTtggatttaataaatgaag atgtTCCAAATAAAGATCCTAAACAATTTCCATCTCAAATTCCACCAAATgcaaaggaaaatttaataaaaatcgccAAATGGCTTTTGGATAATCATCGTGATGaatatttaacagtttatggcAAAGTGAGAGGTGGAGTTCTGCAAAGATCACTAACAATGTTAAGAAACCATCAAAAATCAATAAGTGGTGGAAGTGTTCATGGAGTTAGCAGTTCCCCAATGCTG aaaccaAAGTTTCAAAACCGTCATGAGGCAACAAGAAAACCATCAACTCGCCGTCTCCAAAATGTGTTTGAGAGAAAAGCAAACAAAATGCTTCTGAGAGCCTCACAAACACTTGAAAACTCGACGGGTTTAACTTTAGGCACAAGGCGAGCCTCACATTTGGACTCTTCTTACAATGGGGAAGATTTTGACAATGAACAGGAAATGGAAAACTATTTAGTTTGCGTGATGGCTTTGCACAAATTAATGCAAATCGAGCAGGCTTTGATGAAAGACATCATTACTTCGGCGCACCAAGCCAGAGTTTTCGAACTTATCGTTCGCGAATCGATGGATACTGTTGTCCAGGATGGAGAa aATATCGTTGCGAAAGCGAAGAAGTGCATTCAAAGGCACGATTTTGGAACTGTTCTGGTTGTATTCCCAATATACAAGCAAATGATGGCTTTAAAACCTGAGtttgaaaaaacaattgaGCAATATCACCTTCATGTTAAGGACAAATTCGATTCAATTCTCAAACTGTTACAATCAACG GGAACAAAAGCACTGGaagattttattgaaagtCTAAGGTCTGACTCTGTAACACAGTTGCCAAGTGATGGAACTGTACATGAATTAACTAGCAATGTTATTATGTTCTTGGAGCAATTATTGGATTATACTGatataatatgtaaagttCTATCtgttgaacaaaattattctaGAGCTTTAGACAAATTGGACACAGTCAAAGGAACTGATAAAGCTCTACTTGGACTATATATTA aaAAAGTTTTGGTCCAGCTGAATCACACATTAGTAAGCAAGAGTGAACAATATAGTGACAGTGCTTTGAAAGCTCTgtttagattaaataataataattatgttttgaaATCACTACAAAGAACGAATTTACTGGAGTTGTATTTGATTTCTGAACCAAAGTgtgaagaatattattataaatttatggatGATTACAAACAGGCATATTCTCAAAG ttggaataaattattacattatataaacTGCGATGATCCGATCGTTGGGGATAAATTAAAGGACAAGGAAAGagcaattattaaagaaaaatttgct ggtTTCAATAAAGAAATCGAGGAAATATCAAAAGTACAAAGAGGTTATTCAATTCCTGACATCCAATTGAGAGAAAGCATCAAGAGAGACAACAAGGAGTTAATAATTCCAAAATACAACGCATTTTACAATAA gtATTCTGTGTTAAATTTCACCAAGAATCCcgaaaagtatattaaacaCAAGCCGGATGAAGTGTCTTTAATTATCGATAGATTTTTTGATCTTGctgcttaa
- the LOC109603833 gene encoding rab GTPase-binding effector protein 1 isoform X1: MEHTEPPSVLCQNDKEQDEITKLVEIEKQKIQDEFNVQRAKMKELFLQKEAELLRQTEENNNLKQQINNLKRELDDVKSQLIVDSMTRESNFEVEKRKADEEIASLQRVVHETVEESSSTRILYDNELRKLQYYIQQLHAEIAELKTQKQQSPHHTSQEHSSLAPSVVLNALTKGIVKKLGADSFSSQDENSQKGDDVEDLRSLVEPLEDQIKALKEKLRHTDEQLQKCRECGHITDDKLVGQTTTSTNTSFDSKPASTCDMCSNYEAQLVKEQQQAQELENRVLRSEKTAERHKEDLLKEIGFRKEMEEKWNEKKEEHKLQVAELTRSTECAEQDLKELRQFFNASVSELQQNIAKLGMEREQIYEELNKLQEENDMLTGKYTVHSEILQSEAINLPDTVEELHELILRNHQELIKEKIGKEAAESKLSSLQSEHVLLKTQIEGDRHEWKSVEDNITLENMQIKKQKRALEKDCERLRNADKAQQAKINELSEQITDLTATIKTLESQNNELKTRAHSLQKELDTTETVQKDFVRLSQSLQMQLEKIRESDTVVRWQHEEDVDECPSCKNILGGGSRKKTHCRHCGQIFCLACLSRTVPSGPNQRPSKVCDVCYTLLVKSSAPYFSEAPPMT; this comes from the exons ATGGAGCACACCGAACCACCGTCTGTTCTTTGTCAAAACGACAAAG aaCAAGACGAGATCACAAAACTTGTCGAAATCGAAAAACAGAAAATCCAGGACGAATTCAACGTCCAAAGGGCCAAAATGAAAGAACTGTTCTTGCAGAAAGAAG CTGAACTTCTTCGACaaactgaagaaaataataatttaaagcaacaaataaacaatctTAAACGCGAACTGGATGATGTCAAAAGCCAATTAATAGTCGATAGTATGACCAGAGAATCAAATTTTGAAGTTGAAAAAAGGAAAGCTGATGAAGAAATTGCATCCCTTCAGCGTGTTGTTCATG aAACTGTTGAAGAATCAAGTTCAACTAGAATACTATATGATAATGAACTGAGAAAGTTGCAGTATTATATTCAGCAATTGCACGCCGAAATTGCTGAGTTGAAGACGCAAAAACAACAGTCTCCTCATCATACTTCACAA gaGCACAGCAGCTTGGCACCCAGTGTCGTATTGAATGCGCTCACCAAAGGCATCGTGAAGAAGTTGGGCGCTGATAGCTTCTCATCACAGGACGAAAACTCTCAAaag GGAGACGATGTGGAGGATTTGCGATCGCTGGTCGAACCGCTGGAAGATCAAATCAAGGCGCTTAAAGAGAAACTACGTCACACCGacgagcaacttcagaaatgCCGAGAATGCGGACACATTACCGACGAC aaGCTTGTGGGGCAGACCACTACGTCTACGAACACGTCGTTCGATTCTAAGCCAGCGAGCACTTGCGACATGTGCAGCAACTATGAGGCCCAACTAGTGAAGGAACAACAACAAGCGCAAGAGCTTGAGAATCGTGTCTTGCGATCGGAAAAAACCGCAGAACGTCACAAGGAAGATTTGCTGAAGGAGATCGGCTTCCGAAAGGAAATGGAGGAAAAATGGAACGAGAAAAAGGAAGAGCACAAGTTGCAAGTGGCAGAATTGACAAGGAGCACCGAATGCGCGGAACAAGATTTAAAGGAACTAAGGCAGTTCTTTAACGCGTCGGTTTCGGAGTTGCAACAAAATATCGCTAAGTTGGGCATGGAAAGAGAACAGATCTACGAGGAGTTGAACAA GTTACAAGAAGAAAACGATATGTTGACGGGAAAATACACGGTTCATTCGGAAATTTTGCAGAGCGAAGCTATAAATCTTCCCGATACTGTTGAG GAATTACACGAATTGATTTTGAGAAACCACCAGGAACTAATCAAGGAAAAAATTGGTAAAGAGGCGGCGGAAAGTAAATTAAGTTCGCTGCAAAGCGAACACGTGCTACTTAAGACGCAAATCGAAGGTGATAGGCATGAATGGAAAAGCGTGGAGGATAATATTACTCTTGAAAACATGCAAATTaa gAAACAAAAAAGGGCACTTGAAAAGGATTGTGAACGATTGAGAAATGCTGACAAAGCTCAACAAGCAAAAATCAATGAGTTATCCGAACAAATTACTGATCTTACGGCAACTATC AAAACGTTGGAGAGTCAAAACAACGAACTAAAAACTAGAGCTCATTCACTGCAGAAAGAATTGGACACCACGGAAACGGTGCAAAAAGATTTCGTCAGACTTTCACAAAGTCTAcag atgCAATTGGAGAAAATTCGAGAGTCTGACACGGTGGTTCGATGGCAACACGAAGAAGACGTGGACGAATGTCCGTCCTGCAAGAACATATTGGGAGGCGGTTCGAGAAAGAAGACTCACTGTCGACACTGCggtcaaatattttgtttggcGTGCTTGTCGAGAACGGTGCCGAGCGGTCCGAATCAGCGTCCGTCAAAGGTCTGTGATGTATGCTACACCCTACTAGTCAAATCGTCTGCCCCGTATTTCAGCGAAGCCCCGCCAATGACTTGA
- the LOC109603833 gene encoding rab GTPase-binding effector protein 1 isoform X2, whose translation MEHTEPPSVLCQNDKEQDEITKLVEIEKQKIQDEFNVQRAKMKELFLQKEAELLRQTEENNNLKQQINNLKRELDDVKSQLIVDSMTRESNFEVEKRKADEEIASLQRVVHETVEESSSTRILYDNELRKLQYYIQQLHAEIAELKTQKQQSPHHTSQEHSSLAPSVVLNALTKGIVKKLGADSFSSQDENSQKGDDVEDLRSLVEPLEDQIKALKEKLRHTDEQLQKCRECGHITDDLVGQTTTSTNTSFDSKPASTCDMCSNYEAQLVKEQQQAQELENRVLRSEKTAERHKEDLLKEIGFRKEMEEKWNEKKEEHKLQVAELTRSTECAEQDLKELRQFFNASVSELQQNIAKLGMEREQIYEELNKLQEENDMLTGKYTVHSEILQSEAINLPDTVEELHELILRNHQELIKEKIGKEAAESKLSSLQSEHVLLKTQIEGDRHEWKSVEDNITLENMQIKKQKRALEKDCERLRNADKAQQAKINELSEQITDLTATIKTLESQNNELKTRAHSLQKELDTTETVQKDFVRLSQSLQMQLEKIRESDTVVRWQHEEDVDECPSCKNILGGGSRKKTHCRHCGQIFCLACLSRTVPSGPNQRPSKVCDVCYTLLVKSSAPYFSEAPPMT comes from the exons ATGGAGCACACCGAACCACCGTCTGTTCTTTGTCAAAACGACAAAG aaCAAGACGAGATCACAAAACTTGTCGAAATCGAAAAACAGAAAATCCAGGACGAATTCAACGTCCAAAGGGCCAAAATGAAAGAACTGTTCTTGCAGAAAGAAG CTGAACTTCTTCGACaaactgaagaaaataataatttaaagcaacaaataaacaatctTAAACGCGAACTGGATGATGTCAAAAGCCAATTAATAGTCGATAGTATGACCAGAGAATCAAATTTTGAAGTTGAAAAAAGGAAAGCTGATGAAGAAATTGCATCCCTTCAGCGTGTTGTTCATG aAACTGTTGAAGAATCAAGTTCAACTAGAATACTATATGATAATGAACTGAGAAAGTTGCAGTATTATATTCAGCAATTGCACGCCGAAATTGCTGAGTTGAAGACGCAAAAACAACAGTCTCCTCATCATACTTCACAA gaGCACAGCAGCTTGGCACCCAGTGTCGTATTGAATGCGCTCACCAAAGGCATCGTGAAGAAGTTGGGCGCTGATAGCTTCTCATCACAGGACGAAAACTCTCAAaag GGAGACGATGTGGAGGATTTGCGATCGCTGGTCGAACCGCTGGAAGATCAAATCAAGGCGCTTAAAGAGAAACTACGTCACACCGacgagcaacttcagaaatgCCGAGAATGCGGACACATTACCGACGAC CTTGTGGGGCAGACCACTACGTCTACGAACACGTCGTTCGATTCTAAGCCAGCGAGCACTTGCGACATGTGCAGCAACTATGAGGCCCAACTAGTGAAGGAACAACAACAAGCGCAAGAGCTTGAGAATCGTGTCTTGCGATCGGAAAAAACCGCAGAACGTCACAAGGAAGATTTGCTGAAGGAGATCGGCTTCCGAAAGGAAATGGAGGAAAAATGGAACGAGAAAAAGGAAGAGCACAAGTTGCAAGTGGCAGAATTGACAAGGAGCACCGAATGCGCGGAACAAGATTTAAAGGAACTAAGGCAGTTCTTTAACGCGTCGGTTTCGGAGTTGCAACAAAATATCGCTAAGTTGGGCATGGAAAGAGAACAGATCTACGAGGAGTTGAACAA GTTACAAGAAGAAAACGATATGTTGACGGGAAAATACACGGTTCATTCGGAAATTTTGCAGAGCGAAGCTATAAATCTTCCCGATACTGTTGAG GAATTACACGAATTGATTTTGAGAAACCACCAGGAACTAATCAAGGAAAAAATTGGTAAAGAGGCGGCGGAAAGTAAATTAAGTTCGCTGCAAAGCGAACACGTGCTACTTAAGACGCAAATCGAAGGTGATAGGCATGAATGGAAAAGCGTGGAGGATAATATTACTCTTGAAAACATGCAAATTaa gAAACAAAAAAGGGCACTTGAAAAGGATTGTGAACGATTGAGAAATGCTGACAAAGCTCAACAAGCAAAAATCAATGAGTTATCCGAACAAATTACTGATCTTACGGCAACTATC AAAACGTTGGAGAGTCAAAACAACGAACTAAAAACTAGAGCTCATTCACTGCAGAAAGAATTGGACACCACGGAAACGGTGCAAAAAGATTTCGTCAGACTTTCACAAAGTCTAcag atgCAATTGGAGAAAATTCGAGAGTCTGACACGGTGGTTCGATGGCAACACGAAGAAGACGTGGACGAATGTCCGTCCTGCAAGAACATATTGGGAGGCGGTTCGAGAAAGAAGACTCACTGTCGACACTGCggtcaaatattttgtttggcGTGCTTGTCGAGAACGGTGCCGAGCGGTCCGAATCAGCGTCCGTCAAAGGTCTGTGATGTATGCTACACCCTACTAGTCAAATCGTCTGCCCCGTATTTCAGCGAAGCCCCGCCAATGACTTGA
- the LOC109603855 gene encoding autophagy-related protein 101, producing MNARSQTFELSVEGRQADEVVTSLFHTILFHRSLGKFMYNGDESYSVGTVGYMDVDCDFIDLTYVCCSSERLDSNIKKEISGFSDQLRGSDCSGMGQITLEFFQKKPRAWFTPECISWEVWTVRLELISLNNEGERQLCREKVSELLGEKILYIAEVMNRHDYLPKMPNQTELDYIFDTSYDDVQPYLFKINYNLSGPSTSSSVGSTVKKLIRETLPF from the coding sequence atgaatGCGAGATCACAGACTTTCGAACTGTCGGTGGAGGGCCGACAGGCCGACGAGGTAGTGACGAGCCTCTTCCACACGATTCTATTTCACCGTTCGCTCGGCAAATTCATGTACAACGGCGACGAGTCGTATTCGGTCGGCACTGTCGGTTACATGGATGTTGACTGTGACTTCATCGATCTCACTTACGTCTGTTGCTCATCGGAGCGCCTGGACAGTAACATAAAGAAGGAGATCAGCGGCTTCAGCGACCAGTTGCGCGGCAGCGATTGCTCGGGAATGGGCCAGATCACCCTCGAATTCTTCCAGAAGAAGCCTCGCGCCTGGTTCACGCCCGAATGTATCAGCTGGGAGGTGTGGACGGTGCGGCTCGAGCTGATCTCGCTGAACAACGAGGGCGAACGGCAGCTGTGCAGGGAGAAGGTCAGTGAGCTGCTCGGCGAGAAGATCCTGTACATTGCGGAGGTGATGAACAGGCACGACTACCTGCCGAAAATGCCCAATCAGACGGAGCTGGATTACATTTTCGACACGTCGTATGATGACGTGCAGCCGTACTTGTTTaagattaattacaatttatcgGGACCGTCCACTAGTTCGTCAGTCGGCTCCACCGTGAAGAAACTGATCAGGGAGACTCtgcctttttaa
- the LOC109603813 gene encoding uncharacterized protein LOC109603813, which translates to MKSMNYDENGENTWQNLLRMVAPFLEDSTSLQVLQMNQSSQKSKKNSFSQPDNITITPKINLDKAIEQPNDHGEETRKHPQPDIKITMSNELFGVTTLKDSGILKMLPTVLSKIQLPTLNPSLIRKKRPQSGKNTSTVKLNEEMNSISSQDSSNDTNSYSPNIVASTSGSEELKENVEQEATQFNSILEAEQSNKLILEMTQTRSLASMSLRSKNAREQFNQTQKQMTNFETVQLVSKPKKNTNLDEKNNTATWKSTEIINKPLENDQNQEVNEESSIPLGAVDYLDETQKPCVELLHLTSLSNIENTEDTKNQSSTLESLQSIENYENCDRLKPISPTLESLQSYLNLPLESSENSDIKNGSSPTLEGLQSKMTVTWEKMKPFTIPKFEKIDELIKIKNLFLPAKTAIVKEMNNMMNQNVPGVQHLLNLASVFATEYAGSCPSMVTSIVKVRLNSDVDISIINKESNLHRRQNLEQINNCFDEEQFKHTTPSETYQPIPSSTSNIINLNEAISDTDVSERLIQKYANRPKRRNTICASKKKDEPPPKQKQDVYKSWTFTNLEQVKHRDEKVTKSKPKSPKRKALKENVEKPKPKRKSMPKREVITPKKVKITLDLQPKRASIAKEKISQKPDEKGPVRRRKSADCPKVILKKIRTNCDKFKKYEGILDKLIKKQSSDMFYRIESRDSLQDIYQEIKDEQKKLLEWHMEERLRIVMNQERNKNFLKINKLQNHSRLNI; encoded by the exons ATGAAAAGTATGAATTACGACGAAAATGGTGAAAATACTTGGCAAAACTTGCTACGTATGGTTGCTCCGTTCCTCGA AGACAGCACATCTTTGCAAGTATTACAAATGAATCAGTCTAGCcaaaaatcaaagaaaaatagcTTTTCACAACCCGACAATATAACGATAacaccaaaaattaatttggacaAGGCTATAGAACAACCAAATGATCACGGTGAAGAAACACGAAAACACCCACAACcagacataaaaataactatgtCTAATGAGTTATTCGGTGTCACAACTTTAAAAGATtcaggaattttaaaaatgctcCCTACAGTACTATCCAAAATTCAACTTCCAACCTTGAATCCATCCTTGATAAGGAAAAAACGCCCTCAATCTGGCAAAAATACCTCGACAGTGAAATTAAACGAGGAAATGAACTCGATTTCTTCCCAAGACTCGTCGAACGATACAAACAGTTATAGTCCTAATATTGTGGCTTCTACTTCGGGATCAgaagaattaaaagaaaatgttgaACAGGAAGcaacacaatttaattctattttggaAGCAGAACAATCAAATAAGCTGATATTAGAGATGACTCAAACTAGAAGTTTGGCTTCCATGTCATTACGATCCAAAAATGCTCGAGAGCAGTTCAACCAAACTCAAAAACAAAtgacaaattttgaaacagtTCAATTAGTTAGTAAGCCTAAGAAAAATACTAACCTCgacgaaaaaaataatacagctACATGGAAATCgacagaaattattaataaaccgtTAGAAAATGATCAGAATCAAGAAGTAAATGAGGAATCAAGCATACCATTAGGAGCTGTGGATTATTTAGATGAAACACAGAAACCATGTGTGGAATTACTACATCTAACTAGTCTTTCAAACATAGAAAACACCGAAGACACCAAAAATCAGTCTTCAACTCTTGAATCATTACAATCTATAGAAAACTACGAAAATTGTGACAGATTAAAGCCAATTTCTCCAACATTAGAATCGCTACAGTCGTACTTAAACTTACCATTGGAAAGTAGTGAAAACAGTGACATAAAAAACGGATCGTCGCCAACACTGGAAGGACTGCAATCGAAAATGACTGTGACGTGGGAGAAAATGAAACCGTTTACTATCCCCAAATTTGAGAAGATCGatgaattgattaaaataaagaacttGTTTTTGCCAGCTAAAACTGCAATCGTCAAAGAAATGAACAACATGATGAACCAGAACGTTCCCGGCGTTCAACATTTGTTGAATCTGGCTTCAGTTTTCGCCACGGAGTACGCAGGATCTTGTCCGTCCATGGTTACTTCCATCGTGAAAGTACGATTAAATTCAGATGTTgatatttctattataaacAAAGAATCAAATCTACATCGAAGACAAAATTTGGAACAAATCAACAATTGTTTTGATGAAGAGCAATTTAAACACACCACACCTTCGGAAACATATCAACCTATACCTAGTTCaacttcaaatataataaatcttaatgAAGCAATTTCTGATACAGATGTCAGCGAGAGATTGATTCAAAAATACGCTAACAGACCGAAACGTAGAAATACCATATGTGCGTCTAAGAAAAAAGATGAACCGCCTCCTAAACAGAAACAagatgtttataaaagttgGACCTTCACGAATTTGGAACAAGTGAAACATCGCGATGAAAAAGTTACGAAATCGAAACCAAAATCGCCTAAGCGCAAAGCATTGAAGGAAAACGTAGAGAAACCGAAACCGAAACGTAAAAGCATGCCAAAACGAGAAGTAATAACACCAAAAAAAGTCAAAATCACTCTAGATCTACAACCCAAGAGGGCCAGCATTGCCAAAGAAAAAATTTCGCAGAAACCTGATGAAAAAGGACCAGTTAGGAGACGAAAGAGCGCTGACTGTCCGAAAgttatattgaagaaaatcaGAACAAACTGCGACAAGTTTAAAAAGTACGAGGGTATTttagacaaattaattaagaaacaatCGTCGGACATGTTCTATAGAATCGAGAGTCGAGATTCGTTGCAAGACATCTACCAGGAAATCAAAGACGAGCAGAAGAAACTACTAGAGTGGCACATGGAGGAGCGGTTACGAATTGTGATGAATCAGGAACGGAAcaagaactttttaaaaatcaataaactccAAAATCACTCACGtctaaacatataa